The Paenibacillus pabuli DNA segment TTAAGGGGAATTTCAGATTGGTTGATTGATCTACCAACACAGATACCAATGCTTTTCTTATTCATTAATGAACTTGAGATTTGTATTGAAACCACTTCTATTGAAAATTCTTTTTTATCAGGTGTTCTAATAACAATACGATTATCGATGCGATTTTTTATTTGATCATGGCTGAGATCATCAAGTTCAGGATTGATCCCCACTAAAATAGTGCCATATTCCAATGATTCAAAAACATCTCCAACATTCATCAATTTATACATACTAATCTCCTTTCTATCTATGTTGAATATAAAGTTCATTCTTGACATCTCGTACACGGAGATTTGCATTTTTTAATCTCGTAATTGCATCTCTTAATAGTGTTATTCTCTCTACAGAATTTAACTCGGGAGCAAATCTCGCTGCTCTTATGCTGGCTTGAGCTTCGTCTAAAGCAAAATTCCGTGTATACGTATTATCATCAAGATTATATAGTTCAAAGGCTCTTCCGCTTTTAAACGCTTCATAATGTCCAATAATTTCATGAGCTACAGTAGCTCTACCCGAAACACGTGCGTTGGCACTCAATGTGCCAATTCCATGGGACTCTGCAGGTAGAACGTCTGTATTGATATACAGTCTGTCATACATCATTCCGGTATTCCAATGTTCTCGAAACACTATATTCTCTTCTGGGAAACCTAATCTTTTAGAGTAATTAACCAGTTCGGTTTTCTGGGCATCTGTTAATTCTAGTTCGTTCCTCAAACCGTCTGAAGATATCTGACGATGATCCCCTTTTCCTATTTCCTTTTCCTTCTCCAGAAACTCGGAGAATCCAGATGATTCTCTCGCCTTTTTACTCTCGGCAATATTGTCCAATACTCGAATGCGGGGATCCTGAAAGCCATTAAATCCACCCGTCATTTGTCCTGTACCCGATGGACGTGTGAACGAATTTATTTTCGCGCCCCCTCCTGAAGATGTCAGTAGATTATGCGGTTTGATCATAGAAGAGGCATATCCGGTACCAACCATCAGCCCTCCCATACCAATCATATTCGCCCAGTGTTCGCTGGACCAGGCATTGGTTGGCATAGTAGCCTCCCTAATCGTGCCGTGAATACCGAATGTAAGCCAGTTTGCTGTATCATTGGGGGAGTTAAATGCTTTATCCGCCCGGTCTACATATCCCTGAACCAGTCCACTCGGGATACCAAACGTCCAGTAATCCAGGAATCCCCCTACACTATCATAACGTTTTTGATATCGATCGTCCGCAGATTGCATAAATGCACGACCCAACTCAGCCAAGCTGTCAGCTGATTTTTGGAATGCATTACGGTTGTCCGTCGCCGGAGCCCTACATTC contains these protein-coding regions:
- a CDS encoding WXG100 family type VII secretion target — encoded protein: MTTIKVTPEQLSSVSKQFAVAQSQVFQMNSILKQHLFEIERQWDGSTKEKFYVDFVVAQKIMDNFVSLSQSISKELEGHAEKFRLADQQAVQSYDSRCAPPPPDECRAPATDNRNAFQKSADSLAELGRAFMQSADDRYQKRYDSVGGFLDYWTFGIPSGLVQGYVDRADKAFNSPNDTANWLTFGIHGTIREATMPTNAWSSEHWANMIGMGGLMVGTGYASSMIKPHNLLTSSGGGAKINSFTRPSGTGQMTGGFNGFQDPRIRVLDNIAESKKARESSGFSEFLEKEKEIGKGDHRQISSDGLRNELELTDAQKTELVNYSKRLGFPEENIVFREHWNTGMMYDRLYINTDVLPAESHGIGTLSANARVSGRATVAHEIIGHYEAFKSGRAFELYNLDDNTYTRNFALDEAQASIRAARFAPELNSVERITLLRDAITRLKNANLRVRDVKNELYIQHR